ACGGCCAGGGGTCGGTGTCTTTCCGCTCCCGCCGCcgggagggaaggggagagcggagcggggccgggagccgGGCCGTCCCGCGGGCGGCAGGCGGAGCGGAGCTCCCGGGTCTCCCCGGCCCCTCTTCGGGCAGCCCGCcccgcggcgggcggcggcaTGGACGCCTCCCCGGCTCCGCGCCGCGGGTGATGCCGCTGCcccggcgggcggggcggccgggggcgCGGGCGGCGCTGGAGGCACCGATCCGGCCGGTGGCGGTTAGTGCGGGGGGCCCGGCCGGGGGAGCGTGAGGAGGCGGGGGGACGCGGCCTACCTCGTCCCGTCGCGGTCGGCCGGCCGCCGGCCGGGTGGTTGGCCGGGAGAGCTGTCGGTCACTGCCCCCCGGCCTCCCCCGATCCGGCGGCGGGCCGCAGGCGCGGGACGGGGCCGGCCCGGAGGTGCCGCTGCTCCGCGCCTCGCGCAGCGCCCGGGCCGGAGAGAGCGCCGCGGGAGCGGGCCGCGCCGCTGCCCGTGCAACCGGGGGAGGCCGCGGGGTTCTCATCGCCGTGCGACGCTTCCTTTGTCTGCCTTTgcttccccctcccttcctcacGCACGGACTGGCggtttctctccctctttctttttttttcccttcaagtTCGGTGAGATCATCTCGCCCGGAGGCTGAGATGTGACGGAAATCTTAAGTGGTCTCGTGGTCCACGAGGTTTCCTCATCTAAACTCAGTTGTCGTCTTGCAGTCAGGTGGTAGGCTTTCGGAAAGCGCATACCTCATGGCATGGGGGGTAGGGAGCCGTGGAGAGGGGCCAGAGCCTAAAAGCATGCCGTATGTACGGCTTGGGTAGAAACGATCATAAATATTGGAGAATGGGCCGGAATAGATGTgaataaagaaggaaaggaattaGTCTTGGGCTGGAAAATGCAAGCTAGTTGCTGGTATGTGGCAcctgtttctttgcagtggaAGGGTAATCTGGAGCTGTAAAtggattttacatttttatttcttagtaGTTAAGAGCCTTAAATTTTCAGCtccttgaaatattttaagggccaaagtatttcattttggtGGTGTCTGATAACAAACATGGCTAGTAGCTGTCATCCTTGCAGTTATGTTAAGCAGATGGGACAGCCAAAGGCTTCACGCTTCTTGTGGTTTCTATGTGAGTCACTTAAGGAGTGTGAGTAACCACCCTGCCGTCCCATTGTCAACAAAACAGAGTTTACTTCAGTTTTTGTGGGTGGTAGAGTTTCAGATGTTGCATGAATGcaggaggaagagcagagaaTCCCTCTTTCGCCCAGCAGTTTAAGTTTAGGTTGAGGTAGTCTACATGCAATGGACTTCTCATCTCAGGAATCTACGTGTGagtttctctgcagcagcctggTGGTATAGGCAGGAAGCCAGTTGAGGTATGGTAGCTGTAGGGTGAGCGCTAACATTTACTGTTAGGTTTTCCTCTCAATAGCAGCATTACGTGAAACTAAATAAACTTTATTTGTTGTCTTCCGTGTGCTACTTATCTCGAGTATTAGGTCAGCTGGAGGCAGAGGCACTTTCTTTAGTACTTACTGTAGTCTGGATTAAGCATTTTCTTGACAGCAGTCAAGCACTGGTGCTGTCAGGATAGCAATAGTGCCATAACCACATGCTGAGCGGAGGAGGGATTTTGTTTGGGGGAAGGCAGAGTAGTGAGATAAAGAGCTGGCTGAGAAATTTGTGTTTAGAAGTGTGCTGGGAGAAGTGACCTGATTTGAGCATAGCCATTATGGTAAACAAAAGTCAGTATTTAATGGCTGAGCACAGAAGGTGACAGTAAATTAACAGACCCTGCAAACATTATgggaacagaaaatgttttgagagGGGGTACCCTGATTTCATGTAGTTTAAGTTAAATGGGTTAAACAGCTAGGAGGGAAGCATTACGTACATCCAAATGCAGCACTGGATGCAGGAGACAGATGTATGACAAGATTGACTGGCATGGTTGGAAGTGCAGTTACCTATGGTGAAGGGGGAAAAGTGGCAGATGGGGTGGAAAATGAGGAGACCAAGGATGCATCAGCATGGATCCCACAGAGAACATAAGCAAGGTATATTAAATGTATGCCAGCGTCTGCTGTTGGCAAATACATTTCCTGATTCTTCATATCTGTTGGCAGCAGTGATTAAGATTTACTCTTTATTGGATGTATGTTGATTTGGTTTGCTTGTTGGCTTGTGAACTTGTCTGTGAAGACTAATTACTTAGTGGGAGTGTGCAGAGaatgctgttctgtgttttcccaTTTAACACTTGAAGAGATTGACATGCTGGTGAACTGACCCCTCAAAAAGAAGTATTTACCCAATAACTTCTTCTCCACAATTAAACAGAGTACTAGTGCTGCATGGCGAATCCTGGTAATCTCATTAGAGAAGTGATCTGTTCTGTCAGTTGTCTACCACAGCAAGTATTACAGATGGCTTTTGTTAATTGTGAAGCCCCATTGAAAGGATGACAccctgctttctcttctttaaaactGAGTATTGAAGAACAGGTATGGCCAAGAACAGGGAAATTCATTCCTTTGTTAGCTAACGCTTGGACTAGAGATTGCAAGGAAAATGTCAAAGTTGTGTTAGAATGTCAAAAGGATAACTTCTACCAAAAATATATCTGTAGGCTCTGTGCTATGGGAGTGGTAGTATGGACAGAGATAATGCTGTAATGTGCTTATCAGTAAACATTTCAAGAGTCCTCCAAAGCAGtaactggtttttttttggaagtCTACCCTGGGTAATTACAGAACaatgttttcagtgttatttaGCTTCTGAAGTACTACACACTGCTGTTTTACTTGGGAAAGGTGAAACACGTGTGTGTTATTCTCTTAATTTTTGATAACTATCCTTACATAGCAAAAAATAAACCTGTCATTGCTATTGTATTTTATAGTCTGTGTACCAACTGCAACATCTTTTCCATGAGAAAAAGGGACTTAGAGCTATTTTTGTACAAGTGAGAAGCAAAACACTTGCATAATGGAAAACGCTGGTGAACTGACTTGGCAAATAACATAGAGTTTGGTTCTTAATCACATTCAGCTATTTATTAATAAactaatttaaatgaaaatgctaGGAACATCTTACCATAAATTAGATAAAATTGTACTGTAATTATTGTACAGTCTAACCTTCCAATTTTGTATAAAGCAGCCTGGCATCATGGATCGCTCTCGGCACCGTGCAGGGAATGGCAATGAACAGACATCTTCACGAGAGAATGGTTATGGTGAAGATGAGAGACAACGACAGCTGGAGCGCCTCAGCAGGGAGGAAGCCTATTACCAGTTCATCAATGAACTCAATGAAGAAGACTACAGGTTGATGAGAGACCACAACCTGCTTGGCACTCCTGGTAAGATGTGGATACCTTCAGCAGAAAAGTTGTACAGTGAGGTAACGCTGCCAATGTCAGGCTCCACATTTAGTAGAAATGtgaatttctatttaaaattaatgataGTCAATAAAAGTTAACTTTAATAGATGCTgaagcttggaaaaaaataataacttatCAGTATACTGGTAATATTCAAACCCAGATAATTCATACTAAAGTATATCtggcaactgatgtcatctacctggacttctgcaatgtctttgacatggtcccataccacatccttatctctaaattggagagtTATGGGTTTGAAGGGTGGACTGTatggtggataaggaattgcTTGGATGGTTGTAGCCAGAAAGTTGTGGTCAGTGGCTttgtgtccaggtggaggctggtaatGAGGGCTGTCctccaggggtctgtcttgggatgAGTTCTCTTTAATATCTGTATCAATGACATAGGTGAaaggattgagtgcaccttcCACAGGTTTGTGATGACACCAAggtgagtggtgcagttgataacagcagaaggaagggatgttGTCCAGAGGTACCTTGATAAACTTGAAAGGTGAACCTAGTGAgattcaacaaagccaagtgcaaggttaTGCACTTGGGTTGAGGTAATCCTAGGTATGTACACAGGCTGGGAGAAGGACTCCTTGAGAGTGGCTCTGTGGTGAAGGGCTTAGGGATCCTGGTTAACAAAAAACTTAAtgtaagccagcagtgtgcgcttgcagcctggaaggccaatggTGTCCTGGGTTCCATCAAAAGAGGAATGGCCAGCAGGGGGAGGTGATGGTCCCCCTCTGTTCAgcccttgtgaggtcccatctggagtgGAATGGATGTGGagtttgtggatgccctgtacctggaggtatttaaggcCACGTTGGATGGGCCCCAGGCAacctgcaggggttggaacttgatcctTGGTGTCTGTCTCAATCCAGCTATTGGAGGAGATGGTTTGACATATGTATACCCGGAGGAAGATGAAGGCAACAAATGAGGCCAATCATTTTTTACAAATTCTGTGCTACTAAGGAATGTGGGTAAGATGGAGAAGTTAGCAATAGTAAAGAGAGAAATCCTAACAGTTCACAAagcagggatagtcaccaccaggaATCCAGCAACGTCTTGTTGGTCTATAGGGAAGAAGCAAGTTGGTCGGTATTGTCTTGACCTGCATGGCTGCAGTTTGGTAGAGTGGGTACCTGTTCTTCCTTGGAATTCTTTGGATTCCTCTCCATAGCATCCTTTTGGTTGCCAGGGGCAGCAGCTGATTGTCAGGGACACTTCTGTTTGGTTCGTCAAGGGCAACAGTAGTTGCCATGGgtacttctgttttgttggtgAGGGGCAACAGTAGTTGAAACAGCATGTCCATTGTACATGCCCTTTCCACTGGGTAATCAACAGCAAATCAACAGTAGATCACGTGATTGTCGCATGGTGGGCTGCTAGGTATGTGCACTGAATGCGTGGTGACCCCCTCCTCCGAGACCATCCTCGTAAGTCAGCTTGAATGCCCAAAAGAAGCAACAGCTGAAAAGGTTTCTCCTGGTTGCCCAGCAGCATATGTTTCTCTTACCGCTGTGCTTATGGAAACTTAACCCCAAAAGCTTGTCCAGCAGGTTATGTCTTGGATGGGTACCGCTGAACAAGCTTTGAGTCAGAAATTGTTCCAGCTTCTCAcagggtcccctccaacccaagccattctatgatttttatgGTATCTGTTTGTGGCATTATTTTGGGCTTCTAATTAGTTGTTGAAAGTAAGCATGCACTTGACACTCATTCAGTATCCACACCCTCCCTAGTAACTACATCTTGTTGTCTGCTTACTTGTCTTCCAACTTCATACTAgtgctctttgcttttaagtTTAGTTTTACCTCATTTCTTAAGATTTTTCCttcaagacagaaaatattatttgtgCATGGCTCTGTTCTGCTGATAACTGTCTCATCTAGCAGTGTGATCAAAATGTAAACTTATTTCAGGGGAAATAACAGCAGAAGAGTTGCAGCAACGTTTAGAAGGAGCTAAGGAGCGTCTGGCATCACAGACTGATCTGGAAAACAGAGAAGGTGAAGGTAGAACTGCTGGAGGTAAACATTCTTCCTTCATATGCATATATAGTACATAAAGATAATTAAGAGAAATGCTGACTAATTTCAGTACCAGCCATTTCAAGTCATTTTTCCACTCTGCCTCTGAAACATTCTCGAGTAAGAGATTTCCTAATGATAAAAGAGAAACTTAAATTCTCATGGAAGATTTTAATAGGAGCCACTGACTAgtttcttctcctgtttttcctttgctagtGAGTCTAgaagtgcaaaaagaaaagttcttAAGAAATTTCATTATACATTAGGGAAGTTAGAGAAGAAGTCAACTGGTAAACAGTTAACcgttcttctgttttattatcttATTTCTGTTGTAACGGTGAGGTTGACACTATTTATGCTCGTCACTTCCTCGCCAGTAGTGGCTCATTTGaccatttccttttctaaaagGATAacatctgtcttcttttttctcactttatCAAAATCAGTTGACAAAGTTACCCTCAAATCAATAGCTTAGTGAGAGATGGATATTGGACAACTGGCACTGCCTTTTGGCCATCTCTGAGCGCTACCTTGGAAGAAGCTATGTAGATATATTAATTTCTTTGTACCTGCTGGTAAGATCAAAATTCCATCTTGAACTTAGCAGTTTTGGTGATGTTTCTATATACAGCGTGTTTTCAGCAAAATTACATTATCACTGGGAGGTAGCTATCCTGCTACTGTAACACTTATGAAGTCAGAGGATTTGGAATGCATCAGTGTGCTAAGAATGCAGTTGTATGAATGCTTGcagttctttatttctctcAGATTCTGATGTTCTTGCAGAAAACTCAAATGGCGATTCTTTGCTTGAATGGCTGAACACATTTCGTCGCACAGGAAATGCCACTCGCAGCGGACAGAGTGGGAACCAAACCTGGAGAGCTGTGAGTCGAACAAATCCAAACAGTGGGGAATTTCGGTTTAGTCTTGAAATCAACATAAACCACGAGCATAATAATTTTGAAACCACTGGTGAAGAGTATGTGGGTGTAGATCGTAGCAGAATGTATTCAGAAAGAAGACATCAAAGAGCTGTCAGTCCAATAACCGCACGAACAAGGAGCCAGACgagaagagaagcaaacagccaggctgcaagcactgcaCGGACCAGGTCTTTAAGAAGTTCTGTGGTGCAAAGCTCTGAAGCAGCCTCTTATCCAGTCTCAGGGAGGCTCAGGAGTAGAACGAGGGAGTCGACTGGCCTTCACCAAACAAATACTACACGTCACAGTTCTACAACTGCTGGTGAACAAAGAGAAATGCCTGAAAGAGGTACTTCTACAAGAGTCACAAGGCGCAGTAGATCTAGAACTAACGTTCAGGTGAATACAAACCAAAGACTGGAAATTCTACGGTTGAGGTCTACTTTGAGTAGCCGAAGCCGCTCTCCACTGCAAAGGCAAGGTGGGACTGCTTATTCTGAGGAACGTGGGCAGAGGCAGGATAGAAGTACACCGCAAGCTAGTAGAAGTAGAAGGCAAACCGTGCAGCATCCTCAGCAGCCTGCTGAAGAACAAGCAAGAAATAACACTCAGACACCTCAGCTTTCCTCTGCAACCCCATCCTCAGGATTaactgcagaagaggaggaatcTAGTAGGCCAGTAGCTGCTGTTAGAAGGCATCCAACGATTACACTAGATCTTCAGGTGAGAAGAATTCGTCCTGGAGAAAACAGAGATCGGGACAGTATTGCCAGTAGAACTCGTTCTAGAGTAGGAATGGCAGAAAACACAGTTACTTTTGAAAGTGACAGTGGAGGATTTCGGCGGACGATATCGCGATCAGAACGGGCAGGTATTCGAACCTACGTTAGCACTATACGGATACCTCTTCGTCGGATTTCAGAAACTGGACTTGGTGAGCCTTCCTCAGTGGCTCTTCGGTCAATCCTTAGACAAATTATGACAGGTTTTGGAGAACTGAGTTCTTTAATGGAAACTGAATCTAACTCAGAAATGCAGAGGGGTGCTCATCACTTAGCAGATGTACGGGCAGAGCAGAATAACTCAAGTTCAGTAAACAATAGCAGTGATCCAAGTGAGGTTTCTTCTCAGAACGGGCATGTAGTAGAAGACGACAGTGAAAGAAATGGACGGAGTGATGATACACGACGCTATGGTCGCGGTAATGAAAACCAGGATAGCAGACAGTCTCAAGATGCTAACAACCTAGTGGAAAATGGAACTCTGCCCATCCTTCGGCTTGCCCACTTCTTTTTGCTGAACGAAGACGATGAAGACGAGCGTTTAAGAGGTTTAACCAAAGAGCAGATTGACAATCTTTCTACTCGGAATTATGGGGATCTTCACACTGAGGAGGAAATAAGTAAAACATGTAGTGTTTGCATTAATGAATATGTAACAGGGAATAAGCTAAGGCAGTTACCTTGCATGCATGAATTTCATATTCACTGTATAGATCGCTGGCTTTCTGAAAATTCCACTTGCCCAATTTGTCGGCAGCCTGTATTGGGGTCTAATGCCACAGACAGTGGCTAAAATCATTTGTACTACTCAGTATTCAAGGATCTACTTCTGCTCTGTTTATGATGAGCCAGATCAAATGAATTGACTTGCATAGGGGTCCATTTGTGTGGGGAGCTTTGttagatttctttaaaaataatagggAACTTGTCTAAATCTAGCAATGTAAATAACTATTTTTCTCCAAGTGCAGATCTAGGAGTACACGTAGAACCAAATGATATCGGTaaagtttatatttttttaGGTAATTTTGTTATGCTAAGCACTTTTGTAAATAGAGAAATGCAGTAGTTAATCGGTCCTGCTTATtgtatggtttttttttaacgGTGTAACGGACTCACTTTATTTAGATTACAAATTGTTTCACACAGACCTACCACTGTGTTGAAAGATTAGTGTCTAAATAGCCATTCATTAGCTTTTTGTTCTAAGAACAATTTCTTTTACAGAGTCTCTTGCTGGATATGTTTGCTAAAGATATTTAAGTTACTTGAAGTGCTCATCTTAAtatgcaatatatttttttgaacATCAAATATCCTTTCCAAAAACTTGCCAATTTGGTTCTATTTAAAATTTTTATGGCAATTTTTGCATGTGGTTTTACACAATGCTTAATGCTGACAAGTTCATGTTCAAAAGCGGATGGGTTAGTGATACAAAATGTACATAATTAAAAGCTGTCTTTGACAATCGCTGTCTTTTCAGTCCAGACAGCAGTCACATGGATGACAATTCTAAGAGTGTGTCTTAACGAACATATTTGCTCAAAGAGTAAATGAGCATTGAGAAAGCCTTTTTACTTTTCCAAATTACTCAAtattcatgtttgtttgtttttttaactgccTTAgtttaaagaaggaaacaatTCCTCGACCATTATATTGTCTACAATATGCATGTTTTGTGCATCCgactcagaaaaacaaaggctTGAAGTGTTTTTGTACAGAATTTTAAGGTACGTGTGTTATTAGTCCTCTTAAAACATAACTGAGGACCAAATGGCAAAAGACactaaaaaagacaaaataagcTTCCTTTGAAGTCCCCAAATTACTGTATCATTAGATATTAAACTTTATACCAGTAacttataaagaaataaagttgCAAAGTAAATAACCAAGGCTTTGTGTGGATTACTTTTGAACGGTATCCTGTACATCGCAAAGAAGActtatcatagaaccatagaattacttaggttggaaaagacctcaaagatcatcaagtccaactgatTTACTGTTGATTCtcaggtttttttccctctcatttcCCCCAGGCGTGTACTTGTGTTTCCACAGTATGTGTTAGCTGCTGTGGTAGGTTAAGAGAAAAATCGAGAAAAAGCACTCTTATGGCTTTTGGAAGTATGCTGAGTGTTAGGCAGGCTCATCTTTCTCTGAGGAATCTACATCTCAGTCTGTAGAGAAAGGCAGAATGATGGAAACACATACGTGTATATCTTGAGTAGTTGAAAGAATGCGTACTGAAGAAGTTTGGACTTGTTCTGACTATGCACTGCcttcacagaatgacccaggttggaagggacctcaaggatcatgaagctccaacccccctgctgggcagggacaccaaacttccacgtttactagatcagtctgcccagggccccatccaacctggccttgaacaactccagggatggggtatccacagcctccctgggcagcctgtaccagcacctcaccactctcatagtaaagaacttccccctgacatccaacctgcCTTTACAGGATGTGTTTCAATTAGAACACTCGGTTAGGAAAACCTGGAAGGAAAATGATACAATCCTACCTTAAGAAATTGGGTGTCTTTTTCagatttgcatttaaaaagctTGTGTCAAAAGTTCCATAAATTTgggatgtttcttttttattcctagAAGTAGTTGTAAGGATTTTTTAAAGAGGCTGAAACAAGTTTCAGGATATGACAAAGATCTCTTCTGATGTCATTTGGACTGCTAATTATTATTAACATTGTTAACATCTCTCTGATGACTCCTTAGCAATATTAAAAGGTTAGGAGATGTAAACATCGTTACCAGAACTATCTTTTTAAGTTTTGCTGTTACTCTTATTAGCTCCTGAGATGGACAGTAAATACGTGGGTGCCTTCTGCTACTTCCTGGTCTCtggttttcctttgtatttgaAAGCTACCTCACTCAAGTGCTACAGCTGTAGACACCTGCCTTTGCCTCCTTGTTACTTTGCTGATAGGttttttcagtcagtttttGCTTACATTTTTAGTGGATCACACATGCATGTGTTTTGTAGAGT
The sequence above is a segment of the Excalfactoria chinensis isolate bCotChi1 chromosome 1, bCotChi1.hap2, whole genome shotgun sequence genome. Coding sequences within it:
- the RNF6 gene encoding E3 ubiquitin-protein ligase RNF6 isoform X2 translates to MPLPRRAGRPGARAALEAPIRPVAPGIMDRSRHRAGNGNEQTSSRENGYGEDERQRQLERLSREEAYYQFINELNEEDYRLMRDHNLLGTPGEITAEELQQRLEGAKERLASQTDLENREGEGRTAGENSNGDSLLEWLNTFRRTGNATRSGQSGNQTWRAVSRTNPNSGEFRFSLEININHEHNNFETTGEEYVGVDRSRMYSERRHQRAVSPITARTRSQTRREANSQAASTARTRSLRSSVVQSSEAASYPVSGRLRSRTRESTGLHQTNTTRHSSTTAGEQREMPERGTSTRVTRRSRSRTNVQVNTNQRLEILRLRSTLSSRSRSPLQRQGGTAYSEERGQRQDRSTPQASRSRRQTVQHPQQPAEEQARNNTQTPQLSSATPSSGLTAEEEESSRPVAAVRRHPTITLDLQVRRIRPGENRDRDSIASRTRSRVGMAENTVTFESDSGGFRRTISRSERAGIRTYVSTIRIPLRRISETGLGEPSSVALRSILRQIMTGFGELSSLMETESNSEMQRGAHHLADVRAEQNNSSSVNNSSDPSEVSSQNGHVVEDDSERNGRSDDTRRYGRGNENQDSRQSQDANNLVENGTLPILRLAHFFLLNEDDEDERLRGLTKEQIDNLSTRNYGDLHTEEEISKTCSVCINEYVTGNKLRQLPCMHEFHIHCIDRWLSENSTCPICRQPVLGSNATDSG
- the RNF6 gene encoding E3 ubiquitin-protein ligase RNF6 isoform X3 — its product is MDPTENISKQPGIMDRSRHRAGNGNEQTSSRENGYGEDERQRQLERLSREEAYYQFINELNEEDYRLMRDHNLLGTPGEITAEELQQRLEGAKERLASQTDLENREGEGRTAGENSNGDSLLEWLNTFRRTGNATRSGQSGNQTWRAVSRTNPNSGEFRFSLEININHEHNNFETTGEEYVGVDRSRMYSERRHQRAVSPITARTRSQTRREANSQAASTARTRSLRSSVVQSSEAASYPVSGRLRSRTRESTGLHQTNTTRHSSTTAGEQREMPERGTSTRVTRRSRSRTNVQVNTNQRLEILRLRSTLSSRSRSPLQRQGGTAYSEERGQRQDRSTPQASRSRRQTVQHPQQPAEEQARNNTQTPQLSSATPSSGLTAEEEESSRPVAAVRRHPTITLDLQVRRIRPGENRDRDSIASRTRSRVGMAENTVTFESDSGGFRRTISRSERAGIRTYVSTIRIPLRRISETGLGEPSSVALRSILRQIMTGFGELSSLMETESNSEMQRGAHHLADVRAEQNNSSSVNNSSDPSEVSSQNGHVVEDDSERNGRSDDTRRYGRGNENQDSRQSQDANNLVENGTLPILRLAHFFLLNEDDEDERLRGLTKEQIDNLSTRNYGDLHTEEEISKTCSVCINEYVTGNKLRQLPCMHEFHIHCIDRWLSENSTCPICRQPVLGSNATDSG
- the RNF6 gene encoding E3 ubiquitin-protein ligase RNF6 isoform X4, which produces MDPTENISKPGIMDRSRHRAGNGNEQTSSRENGYGEDERQRQLERLSREEAYYQFINELNEEDYRLMRDHNLLGTPGEITAEELQQRLEGAKERLASQTDLENREGEGRTAGENSNGDSLLEWLNTFRRTGNATRSGQSGNQTWRAVSRTNPNSGEFRFSLEININHEHNNFETTGEEYVGVDRSRMYSERRHQRAVSPITARTRSQTRREANSQAASTARTRSLRSSVVQSSEAASYPVSGRLRSRTRESTGLHQTNTTRHSSTTAGEQREMPERGTSTRVTRRSRSRTNVQVNTNQRLEILRLRSTLSSRSRSPLQRQGGTAYSEERGQRQDRSTPQASRSRRQTVQHPQQPAEEQARNNTQTPQLSSATPSSGLTAEEEESSRPVAAVRRHPTITLDLQVRRIRPGENRDRDSIASRTRSRVGMAENTVTFESDSGGFRRTISRSERAGIRTYVSTIRIPLRRISETGLGEPSSVALRSILRQIMTGFGELSSLMETESNSEMQRGAHHLADVRAEQNNSSSVNNSSDPSEVSSQNGHVVEDDSERNGRSDDTRRYGRGNENQDSRQSQDANNLVENGTLPILRLAHFFLLNEDDEDERLRGLTKEQIDNLSTRNYGDLHTEEEISKTCSVCINEYVTGNKLRQLPCMHEFHIHCIDRWLSENSTCPICRQPVLGSNATDSG
- the RNF6 gene encoding E3 ubiquitin-protein ligase RNF6 isoform X1; translation: MDRSRHRAGNGNEQTSSRENGYGEDERQRQLERLSREEAYYQFINELNEEDYRLMRDHNLLGTPGEITAEELQQRLEGAKERLASQTDLENREGEGRTAGENSNGDSLLEWLNTFRRTGNATRSGQSGNQTWRAVSRTNPNSGEFRFSLEININHEHNNFETTGEEYVGVDRSRMYSERRHQRAVSPITARTRSQTRREANSQAASTARTRSLRSSVVQSSEAASYPVSGRLRSRTRESTGLHQTNTTRHSSTTAGEQREMPERGTSTRVTRRSRSRTNVQVNTNQRLEILRLRSTLSSRSRSPLQRQGGTAYSEERGQRQDRSTPQASRSRRQTVQHPQQPAEEQARNNTQTPQLSSATPSSGLTAEEEESSRPVAAVRRHPTITLDLQVRRIRPGENRDRDSIASRTRSRVGMAENTVTFESDSGGFRRTISRSERAGIRTYVSTIRIPLRRISETGLGEPSSVALRSILRQIMTGFGELSSLMETESNSEMQRGAHHLADVRAEQNNSSSVNNSSDPSEVSSQNGHVVEDDSERNGRSDDTRRYGRGNENQDSRQSQDANNLVENGTLPILRLAHFFLLNEDDEDERLRGLTKEQIDNLSTRNYGDLHTEEEISKTCSVCINEYVTGNKLRQLPCMHEFHIHCIDRWLSENSTCPICRQPVLGSNATDSG